In Shewanella psychrotolerans, the genomic stretch CCGCACTGCATCAAGAGCTGGGGATTCAAGTGTCCCATGACAACCTAAAGGCAACCGAAGAGGCTGATGTCGTCGTACTAGCGGTAAAACCTCAACTGATGGAACAAGTTTGTCAGCAACTGAGTCAGCTCGACTTATCGCAGAAATTGATTGTAACTATAGCCGCTGGCGTAACTGCTAAGCGCTACCATGACTTTTTTAAGCAGCCCATAAAACTCATCAGAACCATGCCCAATACGCCAACACAGATTGGTTATGGCATGACAGGACTTTACGCCGAGCCATCAGTATCTGATGCCGATAAGGCCCTTTGTGAGCAGATCATGAAAAGCGGCGGCGAAGTGGTGTGGGTTTCAAAAGAGGATGAACTGAATCAAGTTATTGCATTAGCAGGTAGCTCTCCCGCCTATTTTTTCCTTATGATGGAGGCTATGATTGACAGTGCTAAACAAGATGGTGTCGATGAGTCGGTGGCACGAGCGTTAGTGCAGCAAGCGGCCCTCGGGGCGGCACAAATGGTAAAACACAATACGAATTTATCGGCGCGGCAACTCAGAGAAAACGTCACCTCAAAAGGGGGAACAACAGCTCAAGCCGTTGCCGCATTTGAACAAGCTGACTTAAGGGGCATAGTTCGAGGCGCAATGCACGACTGTATCGCTCGCGCTGAAGAGATGGCTAAACAATTTTAATTTGAATTTTTCGATAATAGTTAAGTAGAGAAACCCAATGAACGCATTAAGCTTTTTAGTGAATACCGTATTTGACCTGTACCTAATGGTGGTCATTATTCGCATCTGGCTGCAGCTCGCCCGTGCAGACTTTTATAACCCGTTTAGCCAATTTGTCGTTAAGGCAACCCACCCTATCGTTGCACCTATGCGTCGAGTATTACCTGCAATGGGCGGATTGGACACAGCGTCAGTGGTTCTAGCGTTGTTAGTGGTGATCACTAAGTTTGTGGTGTTAAGCCTGATCGCAGGTGCAGCCATAAGTGTCCCTGCAATCCTGTTAATCTCTGTGGTATCGGTATTTAAACAGGCTGGGGTTCTACTGTTTTGGATGTTGATTATACGTGCAATTTTAAGTTGGGTCAGTCAAGGCCATAACCCAATAGAAATGGTCATGGGCCAGCTAACCGAACCTTTACTGGCACCAATCCGCCGAATTCTTCCACCTATGGGTGGTTTAGATCTATCATTATTAGTCATGATGATTATTTTAAACTTCCTCAATATATTGCTATCACAATACGTGCCGTTTTGGGCCAATGTTTAATGGGTCCAGTGACACA encodes the following:
- a CDS encoding YggT family protein, translating into MNALSFLVNTVFDLYLMVVIIRIWLQLARADFYNPFSQFVVKATHPIVAPMRRVLPAMGGLDTASVVLALLVVITKFVVLSLIAGAAISVPAILLISVVSVFKQAGVLLFWMLIIRAILSWVSQGHNPIEMVMGQLTEPLLAPIRRILPPMGGLDLSLLVMMIILNFLNILLSQYVPFWANV
- the proC gene encoding pyrroline-5-carboxylate reductase, whose amino-acid sequence is MTQKKICFIGAGNMTRSITNGLVKSGYAPELIHATNPSEAKLTALHQELGIQVSHDNLKATEEADVVVLAVKPQLMEQVCQQLSQLDLSQKLIVTIAAGVTAKRYHDFFKQPIKLIRTMPNTPTQIGYGMTGLYAEPSVSDADKALCEQIMKSGGEVVWVSKEDELNQVIALAGSSPAYFFLMMEAMIDSAKQDGVDESVARALVQQAALGAAQMVKHNTNLSARQLRENVTSKGGTTAQAVAAFEQADLRGIVRGAMHDCIARAEEMAKQF